The stretch of DNA gctgatccagagtaaggcaaaaaactgatctgaagcctctctcttttgctgcagaggggggaaaaaattccttcctggctcaaagatggcaatcggaccagtccctggatcaacttgtactaagagctatctaccataaccctgtattccctcacttgctaaaaagccagtacgactgattcagggagagaattccacaacttcacagctctctcaGTAAAATATCCCTTTCCGCATATTCAGACAGAACCTCCTTCTTGTAATCTGTATGGGTGCCCTAGTAtgtgctggaaggacctactagtaaataaaggattatagagattattatatgaccccTTATATATTAAAACATAGTTTTATATTATAGGGGGTTCATTAAActccttaagcacctcttctccagcataaacaatgccaacttggccagtctttcttcataactgagacttttcataccctttatcagcttagttttCCTTTTCTGAACCCTCTCTAACACAATAATATCTCGTTTTTGCAGTGAACACCAAAACTGCACAGCCTTACCACCACTCTGTAAAGCGTGCATCtatgccctttttaatacagcacaaaaccttgtttgcccttgtcaCTGCTGCCTAGCATTGCTTCCTACAGCGAGGTTTATTTTCTACAAGGACTTCTATgtcctccattatggatttgcctagtgcagtcccatcaagggtataagtggctacttatttttacatcccaggtacatgatcttacatttatctacattaaatctcatctgccacttagctgcccagattgcaaGGTTGTTAATATCTTGCTGCAAAGGTTCCACATGCTGgatagaattaattgggctgcagaattttgtgtcatctgcacaCTCTGACctattgcttataataccctcccctaagtcattaactGAGTAAAAGTGGTCCCAATACAGAACTCTGATGGACCCTACTAAGAACTTCAAGTAGAGAATGTTCCAACCACTCtctacccgatcctgtagccagttttctatccatgtgcaaatgacttcactaagaccaacagatcATAGAAAGCAGCTTTTGTGGGGCACTGTACCAAATGCTTTGGTAAAATCCAAAtagtgatctatttggattttgccactgtccagcttctactgacctcatcataaaaagcaattaaatttgccTGACATGACTTGTCCTGCAAAAAGCCATGCTGATTCTTTTACCAAAAACTGTGTCGGAATTTAGGCAGATTACTGTTTGTGAATATAGAGAAAGTATTTTACGAAAATTTTACTCCAAAAAAATTTACTCCAAAAAGAGCTTTCTCCACTTTTGTAGAGATGAAGCATTCCTGTTATTAATGTAGTAAGCAAAGCACAAGAGGTGaccacacagacagcatagaaaagattaatatttaattttaaaatgaaatgatcATATTGGCAGGACACTGCAGTAGAACCAGTTTCTGTGTCTTGGATTCATTTGGGACATATCATATTATAAGCTTGAAACAGTTCTCACAATTCTCTCTTAATCTTtacatgggatttttaaaagtgagagtttgccatttgataaatatgccccttaaattcctttgtttataatggactctatgggagctctatggagctttctggattatagataagggaacccatacctgtactagtgaaTAAAGAGCTGTGAAATGTCCCACTCATGAACTGAGTTGAACTCTATTTCACTTGTTTATAAATATCCAACtttaagtctaaaggtggccatacacgcaccgatattatcgtacgaaacctcgtttcgtacgataatcggtgcgtgtatggcatgtcagcgagccgaccgatatcgcaggaagctgctgaaatcggtcggctcgccgatcggccaagttagaaaattttgatcgggcgccatagaaggcgcctgaccaaaattctcccttcagagctgaatcggcagaaggaggtagaaatcctattgtttctacctccttacctgccgattcagccctgaatggtgtgtggcggatctgacgatgttttgtgcgaccgacggtcgtacgaaacatcgtgagatcgccacgtgtatggccagcttaatgcttgtaagggtgaagacacactgagctacttgtagcagctattttttcatggctacttaatttcagaaaataccctgccatagacaatactgagaattgcctctgctaaaacacacatagacaatgctgatcatttactgataactgtctctatcttagtagccatgacaagtagctgctactactaatAGCTccgtttgtcttcaccctaaaggtccccatacatgggacgattatagctgccgatatcggtcccttggaccgattcggcagctaatcggcccatgtatgggcagaaccaagcggcctggccagatctcgatcggccaggttagaaaatccagtcagaacagactgccccatggccgcaaatgtaatccgatcgtttggccccagggccaaacgatcggattatttttttttttaagctacttgctgcccgatatcgcccacctgtaggtggggatatcgggtgaagatccgctcgcttggcgacatcgccaagcgagcagatcttatagtgtatgggcaccttaagggtggACTCATTATGCAAACATATTACTAGTAAACCCTGTACAATGGAAAAGAAAACATAGCATGGAGGTCTGGGTGTAACAGAAAAGCATTAGAAGCAGCAGATAAGGCTGTAGAGCAGAGGTCATATGGTGGCAGGAATGGGATATATATGAAGCAATTGAATGTGGAAAGCTATAAAAGGGTCACCTAAATGTGCAGAAACAAGTACAAGGAGCAAATGTTTGCTGTATGCATGCCACTTGTGTTTCATTGTATCTGTACATTTGTTTCTACACATTGGGAGTCTGTAGCTTTAACATGTAGCAGGTATTCTTTTGGCAGACTGTTCTTAATTCGTATGACTCATTTGTACAATTGTATTCATAAAAGCAATCATTCCGTCAGTAAgttatttttcaaatatatatctTGCACAGCTTTGTTAAATGTCCTCCACTATTCACTTAGCAGTGTCAGGATTGAGGATCAGAAGGCACACCTTCAAGGGATTTTTGTCCCAGAAATGCCAATGGCTCCACAGAGTTTTTGTATGAAATCAACTTTTTAATACAGTCTGGCTCATATCAGATAAGTTGGTCGACACTGAAGTAGCTCAAGCTCAAACAGACTTTTCCCCCACAAATAAAAATCTCTCTGCCCTTGATGCCAATAGTAATAGTGTCTTGTAAACTAAAATTTCCCTGATAATGGATGTagccactggcatttgccagaatcccgaGATTCTAACTAGGTTTCAATTCAAAGTGACACTGAGTTTActtgttttatttaaacattaaacacaaacaaaaaaatacataaataaatagttGTACACTATCATAAAAGGGTCTTTGCTTAGTTTGGGGGCTTTTGTTTTCGCAGATTTAATTTTCATATGGTCCAACAGAGTTTTGGTGCAATTGCTGCTGCCGTTCATGTAATGCCCACAGTATCTCCTTACTGCTTGTTCTTTTGATCGTCCTCAGATGAATTAACCTTTAACCATCTTGAAACTTGCACATTTAGCTGATAATGTATAATCTTTCCATGGATACCACGCTTCTCAGAACAACATGCCAAGTTTAGATGATAGGGGCTAGTTTTTGTATTGTAATGTATTGAATCTCAGGAAGATAGGAGTGTCTGGGAGAATATTCTCTGGAGTTTCCATTTTTTataaccctcccccccccagtgaatggATTCATTTTAAGACACCTTCATCTTAATGGGTTCTCGTGAATGTGCTCCATTGTTGCCCCGTGATAATTTTTTCTCTGGGAACTCTTCCTCGGGCTGGCGAGATACTAGAAGACGGCAGGTCAGGAGAATTCCAAAAACCAGGGCATGAGCATACCGTTTTAGAGGATCTCCAACAAGctgatggaaaaaaagaacaatgaGGACGAGAAGGAGGAGGATGAAGTTGGCCACATCTTTAGGTCGCCCAGGGACTAAAGTTAGAACAATCCCGCAAGCCAGCTCAAGGGAACCTATTGCCTTACGAAGAAACACAGACGAGATGCCAATCTTCTTTAGTGCCGGTAGGGCTTTCACATAACTTTTATATGCCCgtttctgaaaaaaaagaaatcaagacTATAAGCCAAACGGCAGTCATTCCATTAATTCCCCACACTTCTTTTATCTGTATCTGTCTTTGAAGGAGGGTTCACAAACAggatgtctaaaggtggccatacatgtagtgattttcgatcttttgtgcaacaaaaaatcgttcccaccctccacagttgttcagggctgaatcgtcaaatatggaggtagaaacaataggatttctacctccttctgccaattcagccctgaaggcagattttgctcaggcgcccgatcaaaatcttttaacccacctgatCAGTGAGTCGaacgatatccgcagccttttgcgatatcggtagCCTTGCCAAgtcaccatacacgcactgaataatgtacgaaacgaggttggggtgtgtatggccagcttaagaggtaCATTAGCCAGTGCACAGTATTAAAACTAGCATTCAGCCACTCTTTACCTCTTTGTCTATACAATTGTATTCCATTTAGGGAAACCATGTGTTCCAGAAGTAAAAATGTTTATCCATACACCATACATTATGCCATTTCTAGTTACTTTACATGATAACTATTCCCATTGTTGGCCCATAATACTTCTTCTGATTGTGCTTGGGAGTGATCACATCTACACTGACAGGCTAAAAAGGAAAGCCAATAAAACTGATCAACCCAATCTGCCTCTACCCAAAAAATGATGTGTATTTATATGGGGCTTATTGACAAATATTCTCTTGAATGTTACTGCACAAGCCAGCCGTGGCCTGAAATAAAAGGCTTAGGCCCTGAACCTCTCTGAGTGCTGTTTCTATTGCTTTCTGGTAATACAAAATCATTTGCCTTCCTCCCTTTTCTTATTCAAGACCTCAGGGAAAGGCAGCACAATGGGAT from Xenopus tropicalis strain Nigerian chromosome 8, UCB_Xtro_10.0, whole genome shotgun sequence encodes:
- the tmem35a gene encoding transmembrane protein 35A, which codes for MASPRTVTIVALSVTLGLFFVFMGTIKLTPRLSKDAYSEMKRAYKSYVKALPALKKIGISSVFLRKAIGSLELACGIVLTLVPGRPKDVANFILLLLVLIVLFFHQLVGDPLKRYAHALVFGILLTCRLLVSRQPEEEFPEKKLSRGNNGAHSREPIKMKVS